One stretch of Girardinichthys multiradiatus isolate DD_20200921_A chromosome 2, DD_fGirMul_XY1, whole genome shotgun sequence DNA includes these proteins:
- the samm50 gene encoding sorting and assembly machinery component 50 homolog A — MGTVHARSLDPLPMHGPELGLQADDIEAPEIEQESKREVLENKDVVVQRVHIDGLGKTKEDLLSYEIAEVFRANNLIDVMRRSHEARQKLLRLGIFRKVEVVIDTSQGEDALPNGLDVTFVVTELRRLTGSYNTMVGNNEGSMVLGLKLPNVFGRAEKLTFQFSYGTKETSYGLSFFKPQPGHFERNVSVNVYKVTGQFPWSSIRETDRGISAELGFPLWKTNQTLKWEGVWRELSSLGQTASFAIREESGHSLKSSLSHAMVIDSRNSSILPRKGGLLKIHQELAGYTGGDTSFLKEDFEIQLNKSLIWDSVLSASLWGGLLLPFGDKTTCIADRFYLGGPTSIRGFSMYSMGPQSDGDYLGGEVYWAGGLHLYTPLPFRPGRGGFGDLFRTHFFLNAGNLCNLNYGEGPQAHLKKLAECIRWSYGLGIVLRLGNIARLELNYCIPMGVQSGDRICDGFQFGAGIRFL, encoded by the exons ATGGGCACCGTCCATGCCAGG AGCCTCGACCCTCTGCCCATGCACGGGCCAGAGTTAGGTCTCCAAGCAGATGACATTGAAGCTCCAGAGATTGAACAGGAGTCTAAGCGAGAAGTTCTCGAAAACAAAGAT GTTGTTGTTCAGCGAGTGCACATAGATGGACTTGGAAAAACAAAGGAGGACCTGTTGAGTTATGAAATTGCAGAAGTGTTCAGGGCAAATAACTTGATTGAT GTGATGCGAAGGTCTCACGAAGCCCGACAGAAGCTGCTGCGTCTCGGTATCTTCAGAAAGGTGGAAGTTGTCATTGACACCTCACAAG gtgAAGATGCCCTTCCTAATGGCCTTGATGTGACTTTTGTGGTCACTGAGCTGAGGCGTTTGACAGGCAGCTATAACACTATGGTTGGAAACAATGAAGGCAGCATG GTACTCGGGCTCAAATTACCAAATGTGTTTGGTCGGGCAGAAAAACTGACATTCCAGTTCTCTTATGGTACCAAGGAGACATCCTACGGACTCTCCTTCTTCAAACCCCAACCAGGACACTTTGAACGCAA TGTTTCTGTTAACGTGTACAAAGTAACAGGTCAGTTTCCATGGAGCTCAATAAGAGAGACGGATCGAGGCATCTCTGCAGAACTTGGT TTTCCTTTATGGAAGACCAACCAAACCCTCAAGTGGGAAGGAGTGTGGAGAGAGCTGAGTTCTCTGGGTCAGACGGCCTCTTTCGCCATCCGTGAGGAGAGTGGTCATTCCCTCAAATCGTCCCTTTcg CATGCTATGGTCATTGATAGTAGAAACTCCTCCATCCTTCCAAGGAAAGGTGGACTACTGAAGATCCATCAG GAACTCGCTGGTTACACTGGGGGTGATACCAGTTTCCTGAAGGAGGACTTTGAGATACAACTCAACAAATCTCTCATTTGGGATTCA GTTCTTTCTGCCTCATTGTGGGGCGGCCTGCTTTTACCGTTTGGTGACAAGACAACATGCATTGCAGACAG GTTCTACCTTGGTGGGCCTACCAGTATCAGGGGATTTAGTATGTACAGTATGGGCCCACAGAGTGATG GTGATTACCTTGGAGGTGAAGTCTATTGGGCGGGAGGCCTCCATCTCTACACGCCTCTACCCTTCAGACCTGGCAGAGGAGGTTTTGGCGATCTTTTCAGAACCCATTTCTTTCTTAATGCTGGAAACCTTTGTAACCTCAACTATG GTGAGGGGCCGCAGGCACATTTGAAGAAGCTGGCAGAATGCATCCGTTGGTCATATGGATTGGGCATTGTGCTGCGTTTGGGGAACATTGCCAGGCTGGAACTGAATTACTGCATTCCCATGGGGGTCCAAAGTGGAGACAG GATATGTGATGGCTTCCAGTTTGGAGCAGGAATTAGATTCTTGTGA
- the tdg.2 gene encoding G/T mismatch-specific thymine DNA glycosylase isoform X2, whose amino-acid sequence MYYRYQANQQHPEAQHVMPYHSLGRYSDGYMEEPVMAELSVHREPSEYQEPFHHSYPPASNHYQEQINQPSFTEHLQHQAVPLHQHMMPQQEPNIQPHEPPQDVTPVKKKRGRPAKKQAEDKDIKEEVDEAEAAKKAKRILNRFNGMSVAEVMTKTLPDVLTYNLDILIIGINPGLLSAFKGHHYPNPGNHFWKCLFLSGLTEQQLNYMHDQSLPGKYSIGFTNMVERTTPGSKDLSSKEIREGGRQLLEKLQKYRPSIAAFNGKGIYEIFSKEIFGVKAKNIEFGLQPYKIPETETVCFLMPSSSPRCAQFPRAQDKVHFYIKLKELRDQIKGLTPNGEVLETQYSFDLQLAKEDAKRIAIKEEQVDPEYESCSGLHDGVRQSS is encoded by the exons ATGTACTACAG GTACCAGGCCAATCAGCAGCACCCTGAGGCCCAACATGTGATGCCGTATCACAGCTTGGGTCGTTACAGCGATGGCTACATGGAGGAGCCTGTCATGGCAGAGCTGTCTGTCCACAGGGAACCATCAGAATACCAGGAACCCTTTCACCACAGCTACCCTCCAGCCTCTAATCATTACCAGGAGCAGATCAACCAGCCGAGCTTCACGGAGCATCTGCAGCATCAGGCAGTCCCCCTACATCAGCATATGATGCCGCAGCAGGAACCTAATATTCAACCTCATGAACCTCCTCAAG ATGTGACGCCAGTAAAGAAGAAAAGAGGTCGACCTGCTAAAAAGCAGGCAGAGGATAAGGACATCAAGGAGGAGGTGGATGAAGCTGAAGCggccaaaaaagcaaaaaggatTCTGAACCGCTTCAATGGCATGAGTGTGGCTGAAGTTATGACTAAAACGCTCCCTGATGTTCTAACCTACAATCTTGACATTTTGata ATTGGAATTAACCCAGGACTATTATCAGCCTTCAAAGGACACCATTACCCAAACCCAGGAAACCATTTCT GGAAATGTCTGTTTCTGTCTGGTTTGACTGAACAGCAGCTCAACTACATGCACGACCAGAGCCTGCCTGGGAAGTACAGCATCGGCTTCACTAATATGGTGGAGAGGACCACACCGGGGAGCAAGGACCTCTCTAG TAAGGAAATTCGAGAGGGAGGTCGACAATTGCTTGAAAAGCTACAGAAGTACAGGCCATCAATCGCTGCTTTTAATGGCAAag GTATTTATGAAATTTTTAGCAAAGAAATCTTTGGCGTAAAGGCCAAGAATATTGAGTTTGGCCTGCAGCCTTACAAAATCCCTGAAACTGAAACG GTGTGCTTCCTAATGCCATCATCAAGCCCGCGTTGTGCCCAGTTTCCCCGTGCGCAAGACAAGGTGCATTTCTACATAAAACTGAAGGAACTGCGTGACCAGATAAAAGGCCTGACACCCAACGGGGAGGTTCTGGAGACACAGTACTCATTTGATCTGCAGCTGGCTAAAG AGGATGCTAAAAGGATCGCAATCAAAGAAGAGCAGGTGGATCCGGAATATGAAAGCTGCAGTGGGCTTCATGATGGAGTGAGGCAGAGCAGCTGA
- the c2h12orf73 gene encoding protein BRAWNIN isoform X2 yields the protein MPAGVSWPRYIRMFGASVLAMFAGAQVVHQYYLPDLSIPEVPPKPGELQTELHGFKAREEAAAALQKLKEEQSLD from the exons ATGCCAGCTGGTGTGTCGTGGCCTCGGTACATTCGGATGTTTGGAGCCAGTGTTCTAGCCATGTTTGCAGGAGCGCAGGTCGTCCACCAGTACTACCTTCCTGATCTG AGTATACCAGAAGTTCCACCAAAACCCGGAGAGCTTCAGACAGAACTACATGGTTTTAAAGCTAGAGAAGAAGCGGCTGCAGCCTTACAGAAACTTAAGGAGGAGCAAAGTTTGGACTGA
- the tdg.2 gene encoding G/T mismatch-specific thymine DNA glycosylase isoform X1 translates to MEEKQFTALTVPTDYFQQWYQANQQHPEAQHVMPYHSLGRYSDGYMEEPVMAELSVHREPSEYQEPFHHSYPPASNHYQEQINQPSFTEHLQHQAVPLHQHMMPQQEPNIQPHEPPQDVTPVKKKRGRPAKKQAEDKDIKEEVDEAEAAKKAKRILNRFNGMSVAEVMTKTLPDVLTYNLDILIIGINPGLLSAFKGHHYPNPGNHFWKCLFLSGLTEQQLNYMHDQSLPGKYSIGFTNMVERTTPGSKDLSSKEIREGGRQLLEKLQKYRPSIAAFNGKGIYEIFSKEIFGVKAKNIEFGLQPYKIPETETVCFLMPSSSPRCAQFPRAQDKVHFYIKLKELRDQIKGLTPNGEVLETQYSFDLQLAKEDAKRIAIKEEQVDPEYESCSGLHDGVRQSS, encoded by the exons ATGGAGGAAAAGCAGTTTACAGCATTGACGGTGCCCACGGATTATTTTCAGCAGTG GTACCAGGCCAATCAGCAGCACCCTGAGGCCCAACATGTGATGCCGTATCACAGCTTGGGTCGTTACAGCGATGGCTACATGGAGGAGCCTGTCATGGCAGAGCTGTCTGTCCACAGGGAACCATCAGAATACCAGGAACCCTTTCACCACAGCTACCCTCCAGCCTCTAATCATTACCAGGAGCAGATCAACCAGCCGAGCTTCACGGAGCATCTGCAGCATCAGGCAGTCCCCCTACATCAGCATATGATGCCGCAGCAGGAACCTAATATTCAACCTCATGAACCTCCTCAAG ATGTGACGCCAGTAAAGAAGAAAAGAGGTCGACCTGCTAAAAAGCAGGCAGAGGATAAGGACATCAAGGAGGAGGTGGATGAAGCTGAAGCggccaaaaaagcaaaaaggatTCTGAACCGCTTCAATGGCATGAGTGTGGCTGAAGTTATGACTAAAACGCTCCCTGATGTTCTAACCTACAATCTTGACATTTTGata ATTGGAATTAACCCAGGACTATTATCAGCCTTCAAAGGACACCATTACCCAAACCCAGGAAACCATTTCT GGAAATGTCTGTTTCTGTCTGGTTTGACTGAACAGCAGCTCAACTACATGCACGACCAGAGCCTGCCTGGGAAGTACAGCATCGGCTTCACTAATATGGTGGAGAGGACCACACCGGGGAGCAAGGACCTCTCTAG TAAGGAAATTCGAGAGGGAGGTCGACAATTGCTTGAAAAGCTACAGAAGTACAGGCCATCAATCGCTGCTTTTAATGGCAAag GTATTTATGAAATTTTTAGCAAAGAAATCTTTGGCGTAAAGGCCAAGAATATTGAGTTTGGCCTGCAGCCTTACAAAATCCCTGAAACTGAAACG GTGTGCTTCCTAATGCCATCATCAAGCCCGCGTTGTGCCCAGTTTCCCCGTGCGCAAGACAAGGTGCATTTCTACATAAAACTGAAGGAACTGCGTGACCAGATAAAAGGCCTGACACCCAACGGGGAGGTTCTGGAGACACAGTACTCATTTGATCTGCAGCTGGCTAAAG AGGATGCTAAAAGGATCGCAATCAAAGAAGAGCAGGTGGATCCGGAATATGAAAGCTGCAGTGGGCTTCATGATGGAGTGAGGCAGAGCAGCTGA
- the c2h12orf73 gene encoding protein BRAWNIN isoform X1 has translation MATQREKDAEEYLRKHKIIELMDNMTSMLLFYRPENPREFLIEQLEQLKVSQESGVRGPNLFDSSNLDAVFGILDPANQKYITFAQYKHALTMLGIKDINECPEGVNEDRISQETFKTEAMAGLQRRSATYGSL, from the exons ATGGCGACCCAGAGAGAGAAAGACGCGGAAGAATATCTGAGGAAACACAAGATTATTGAACTCATGGACAACATGACCAGCATGCTCCTGTTTTACAGACCCG AGAATCCGAGGGAGTTTCTCATTGAGCAGCTGGAGCAGCTGAAGGTGTCCCAGGAGAGTGGTGTAAGAGGGCCAAATCTGTTCGACAGTTCTAACCTGGATGCCGTCTTTGGGATACTGGATCCCGCTAATCAAAAATATATCACGTTTGCACAGTACAAGCACG CTTTGACCATGCTTGGCATAAAAGACATCAATGAATGCCCTGAAGGTGTAAATGAAGACAGGATATCccaggaaacatttaaaacagaagc GATGGCAGGTCTGCAGAGACGCTCAGCAACATATGGATCACTCTga